The Natronosporangium hydrolyticum nucleotide sequence GCGCCAAGCCCAAGGGCGAGCTGGTCCGGCTGATCGAGGCCGCCCTCTAGGCACCACTCCACAATGCGAACCATCCAACGCGGCGACACCGGGCCGGCGGTCACCGAGATCCGGCAAATCCTCGCCCAGCTGGGGCTCCTCCCCGAGACCCCGTCGGCGAACGACGAGTTCGACGAAGTGACCGTCCGGGCGGTGCGCGGCTTCCAACAGTCGCGTGGTCTCACCGCCGACGGTCGGGTCACCGAGGAGACCTGGCAGGCGATGGCCGCCGCCCGGTGGGGGCTCGGCGCCCGCACCCTCTTCCCCTCGATCAGCGATCCGCTCGTCGGCGAGGACGTCCGGGCGTTGCAGGAGCGACTGCTGGAGATGGGCTACGACGTCGGGCGCGCCGACAGCATCTACGGCGTGCGCACCGCCCGGTCGCTCGCCCAGTTCCAGCGCGAGGTGGGGCTGGCACCGGATGGTTCCTGCGGCCCGCAGACGCTGCAGGCGCTGCGGCGGCTCGGCCGCAAGGTGGTCGGCGGGCGGCCGCAGGTGCTGCGGGAGTCGGAGCGGCTGCGCCGGGCCGGCCCGGCCCTGCTCGGCAAGCGTGTGGTGGTCGACCCGGGCCACGGCGGCACCGATCCCGGCGTGCTGGTTCAGCGCGCCCGCGAGCAGTGGCGGGAGGCCGACCTGGTCTGGGATCTCGCCTCCCGGCTAGAGGGGCGGCTCACCGCCGCCGGGGTGCGGGTCAACCTCACCCGCGGCCCGCAGCTGGCTACCTTCATGCCGGACCGGGCCCGGGCCGAACTCGCCAACGAACTCGGCGCGGACCTGTTCATCTCGCTGCACCTGGACGCCCACACAAATCAGGCGGCCGGCGGCGTCGCCGCCTACCATTACGGCGCACAGGGTGGGGTCACCTCCACCGTCGGCGAGCGGCTCGCCGGCCTCGTACAACGGGAGATAGTCGCCCGGACCGGGCTGCGGGACTGCCACACCCACGCGAAGAGCTGGGATCTGCTCCGGTTGACCCGGATGCCGGCGGTACGGGTGGACATCGGTTACCTCACGTCACCGCTGGACCGTCAGCAGCTGACCGACGCCCGGACCCGGGACATCGTCGCCGACGCCATCCTCGCGGCCGTACAGCGGATGTATTACCCCTCCGAATCCGATGTGGCGACCGGCACCATCGATGTCCGGCAGCTTCGCCAGGAGCTGGCCGCCGGCACCGCCAGCGGCACCCCAGCCGCGGCCACCGACAGTTCATCCTGAACCGTGCCGGCGACCGGCTCGCCGGCACGTTCGAGCTCACTCGCT carries:
- a CDS encoding N-acetylmuramoyl-L-alanine amidase, with translation MRTIQRGDTGPAVTEIRQILAQLGLLPETPSANDEFDEVTVRAVRGFQQSRGLTADGRVTEETWQAMAAARWGLGARTLFPSISDPLVGEDVRALQERLLEMGYDVGRADSIYGVRTARSLAQFQREVGLAPDGSCGPQTLQALRRLGRKVVGGRPQVLRESERLRRAGPALLGKRVVVDPGHGGTDPGVLVQRAREQWREADLVWDLASRLEGRLTAAGVRVNLTRGPQLATFMPDRARAELANELGADLFISLHLDAHTNQAAGGVAAYHYGAQGGVTSTVGERLAGLVQREIVARTGLRDCHTHAKSWDLLRLTRMPAVRVDIGYLTSPLDRQQLTDARTRDIVADAILAAVQRMYYPSESDVATGTIDVRQLRQELAAGTASGTPAAATDSSS